From one Rhizobium sp. BT04 genomic stretch:
- the tssF gene encoding type VI secretion system baseplate subunit TssF, whose product MDPRLLRLYNDELAYMREMGAEFARAFPKVAARLGMESAEVADPYVERLLEGFAFMAARVQLKLQSRFPEFTQHLLEMVYPHFLPPLPSMTIVRFEPDQDAGRLENGYLVPRGTKLLGRLAPGAVTHCEFRTAHDVHLWPIVVSAADYFSTPGQIAALDLPARQDAKAALRLRLRTTNGMPFNKLGLEALTLHLTGPGGIGAALAEQLLGDACNIIARPVGRPIPWQEKIPVHALQQRGLEPSCALLPEVPRSFDGYRLLQEYFALAERTLFVEVSGLADAVALSTAETLEIVFALRRVEPRLERQLGPQNIVLFATPAINLFERQADLVHVSDKNTEHHVIVDRMRPLDFEVHSILEMSGDGAKNEAAPVRFYPFYSISAHGQEEQHSRYYAIRREQRLMSEHQRLNGARTGYIGSETFVSLVDRQAAPYSAELRHLSVNCLCSNRDLALLLPIGRDETDFTLEIGAPVTATRCVSPPSRPRHSFANGDITWRLISHLSLNYLSISNSDRNDHRGAEALRELLRLYVDPVNAFASRQIDGIREIRSRPAVRRLSSGGQAAVARGIEVGIILDEAAFEGVGIFPLASVLNQFFAKYVSINSFTEMVVSTLQRGEVMRWPTMAGRRAIL is encoded by the coding sequence ATGGATCCCCGGCTCCTGCGACTGTACAACGACGAACTTGCTTATATGCGCGAGATGGGGGCCGAGTTCGCCCGTGCATTCCCGAAGGTCGCCGCCCGGCTCGGGATGGAATCAGCGGAGGTCGCCGACCCCTACGTCGAGCGGCTTCTGGAAGGCTTCGCTTTCATGGCGGCGCGGGTGCAATTGAAGCTTCAGTCTCGCTTTCCGGAATTCACCCAGCACCTCCTGGAGATGGTCTATCCGCATTTTCTACCGCCGCTCCCCTCGATGACGATCGTCCGTTTCGAGCCCGACCAGGATGCCGGACGACTTGAAAATGGATACCTCGTGCCGCGGGGAACCAAGCTTTTGGGCCGTCTTGCTCCGGGCGCCGTCACACATTGCGAGTTCCGCACGGCCCATGATGTGCATCTCTGGCCAATTGTGGTGAGCGCTGCCGATTATTTTTCGACGCCGGGGCAGATCGCCGCACTGGATCTTCCGGCCCGGCAAGATGCGAAGGCTGCTTTGCGACTACGCCTTCGCACCACCAATGGCATGCCGTTCAATAAACTCGGACTAGAGGCTCTCACACTGCACCTAACAGGCCCCGGTGGCATCGGCGCCGCACTCGCCGAACAGCTTCTCGGTGACGCATGCAATATCATAGCCCGTCCGGTCGGCCGGCCTATCCCTTGGCAGGAAAAGATTCCGGTTCATGCGCTGCAGCAACGCGGTTTGGAGCCGAGCTGTGCTCTCCTGCCCGAGGTGCCACGCTCTTTCGACGGGTACCGTCTCCTACAGGAGTATTTCGCCCTCGCGGAGCGGACGTTGTTCGTCGAGGTTAGCGGGCTGGCAGACGCAGTAGCCCTGTCAACTGCCGAGACCCTTGAGATCGTCTTCGCACTCAGACGTGTCGAGCCACGGCTGGAACGACAGCTCGGGCCCCAAAATATCGTTCTCTTCGCAACGCCCGCGATTAATCTCTTCGAACGCCAGGCAGATCTCGTCCACGTGAGCGACAAGAACACCGAGCATCATGTGATTGTTGACAGGATGAGGCCGCTCGACTTTGAGGTCCACTCGATCCTCGAGATGAGCGGAGACGGGGCGAAAAACGAAGCGGCTCCCGTGAGGTTCTACCCGTTCTATAGCATCAGCGCGCACGGTCAGGAGGAGCAGCATTCCAGATACTACGCGATCCGCCGGGAGCAGCGCCTCATGTCGGAGCACCAGCGTCTAAATGGCGCGCGGACTGGCTACATCGGCAGCGAAACGTTCGTTTCTCTAGTTGATCGCCAGGCGGCTCCCTATTCGGCGGAACTCCGGCATTTGTCTGTAAACTGCCTGTGCTCGAACCGGGATCTGGCGCTGCTGCTGCCGATCGGCCGGGACGAGACAGACTTCACCCTGGAAATCGGCGCTCCAGTTACCGCCACCCGGTGCGTATCGCCCCCGAGCCGACCGCGCCACTCCTTCGCCAATGGCGATATCACTTGGCGATTAATTAGCCATCTTTCACTGAACTACCTCTCGATCAGCAATTCCGATAGGAACGACCACCGGGGCGCAGAAGCGCTACGTGAACTCCTCCGCCTCTACGTCGATCCAGTCAATGCCTTCGCCTCACGGCAGATCGACGGGATCCGGGAGATTCGGTCCAGGCCTGCGGTCAGGCGATTGTCCAGCGGTGGACAAGCCGCCGTAGCACGTGGGATTGAGGTTGGTATCATCCTGGACGAAGCGGCCTTCGAAGGCGTTGGCATCTTTCCGCTCGCCTCCGTGCTCAACCAGTTCTTCGCGAAATACGTATCCATCAACAGCTTCACCGAGATGGTCGTCTCGACGCTACAGCGCGGGGAGGTAATGCGATGGCCGACGATGGCCGGCCGCCGGGCGATCCTTTGA
- the tssE gene encoding type VI secretion system baseplate subunit TssE: protein MGRDVKRDLVQPSLLDRLTDDEPRSSCEAQDKRSFSVRQLEEVILRDVSWLLNTNQLGATVDLQAYPHVAASALNYGAWPLSGQIREGMDKSALREAIIESLQRFEPRLLPDTLKVTVLDDGQGCGTFRFRIEADLWAQPLPVRMVMRTEVDSELESARVHLGTEIS, encoded by the coding sequence ATGGGCAGAGATGTTAAGCGGGATCTCGTGCAACCATCCCTCCTGGACCGGCTTACGGACGATGAGCCGCGCAGCTCGTGTGAAGCGCAGGACAAGCGCAGCTTCTCTGTTCGCCAACTGGAAGAGGTGATTCTACGCGATGTTTCCTGGTTGTTGAACACCAATCAATTGGGTGCAACCGTAGATCTACAAGCGTACCCTCACGTAGCGGCCAGTGCACTTAATTATGGTGCCTGGCCTCTCAGCGGACAAATTCGCGAAGGCATGGATAAGAGCGCATTGCGCGAAGCGATAATCGAGAGCCTTCAGCGCTTTGAGCCGCGTCTCTTACCGGACACCCTGAAGGTCACGGTCCTGGACGATGGTCAGGGTTGCGGCACTTTTCGCTTTAGGATCGAAGCCGATCTGTGGGCGCAGCCATTGCCGGTGCGAATGGTGATGCGTACGGAGGTAGATTCCGAGCTCGAATCCGCCCGCGTTCATCTCGGTACAGAGATAAGCTGA
- a CDS encoding type VI secretion system tube protein Hcp: MAFDAVIKFTQASKDGILPKGESIILKDGITLADEWSFSLENKLNIGPHTAGAGAGKAEFEVFTIKKQVDTSSPSLYVACGRGAHFNSVELKLFKATGSGQATSESNLFLHWSFNMLVVEKVEWSYAEEAPEETITFRFGACKVIYYRQDEKGALTKAGEGIWNQIANSTDFNRLVG; the protein is encoded by the coding sequence ATGGCGTTCGACGCGGTTATAAAATTCACGCAAGCGTCCAAGGACGGCATTTTGCCCAAGGGCGAATCTATCATTCTAAAGGACGGTATCACCCTAGCGGACGAATGGAGCTTTTCACTCGAAAACAAGCTGAACATTGGGCCTCATACCGCCGGGGCGGGCGCGGGCAAGGCCGAATTCGAGGTCTTCACTATCAAGAAGCAGGTGGATACGTCATCGCCCTCTCTGTACGTTGCCTGTGGTCGCGGCGCCCACTTCAATAGCGTCGAACTGAAACTTTTCAAAGCGACGGGGAGCGGACAAGCTACATCAGAATCGAACCTGTTCTTGCACTGGAGTTTCAACATGCTGGTAGTCGAGAAGGTCGAGTGGTCCTATGCGGAAGAGGCCCCCGAGGAGACGATCACATTCCGGTTCGGCGCCTGCAAGGTCATTTATTACAGGCAGGATGAAAAAGGCGCTCTTACCAAAGCTGGCGAGGGCATCTGGAACCAAATCGCGAACAGCACCGACTTCAATAGGCTCGTCGGCTGA
- the tssC gene encoding type VI secretion system contractile sheath large subunit codes for MMPADATDVQVATVDLGDFTRMLRFEFKIRSDHSRDLVESAVRTLAEQALQNTSLISDDVVTTIQAMIASIDQKLSAQLNEILHHENFQRVESAWRGLHHLAINTETDETLKIRVLPVSKVEMSRTLRKYKGVTWDQSPLFKKIYEDEYGQIGGEPYGCLIADYYFDHTPPDVELLSGLAQIAAASHSPLISAVSPHLLQMDSWRELANPRDITKIFLTPEHAPWRAFRESENSRYVALTLPRTLGRLPYGAKTNPVDEFAFEEDTDGGDSEKYLWTNAAYAMGVNITRSFKLYGWLSRIRGVESGGLVEGLPVHTFRSDDGGVDLKCPTEIAISDRREAELSKNGLLPLLHRKNTDLGVFIGAQTINKPVKYEDPDASANAELSARLPYIFATCRFAHYLKCMVRDKIGTFKERHEVEEWLNQWIQGYVHPSPELGSEESKAQQPLSSAEVKVEEVEDNPGYYVARFYMRPHYQLEGLTISLRLVSRLPSARKD; via the coding sequence ATGATGCCTGCAGATGCCACAGATGTACAGGTCGCCACCGTTGATCTCGGCGATTTCACCCGCATGCTTCGATTCGAGTTCAAGATCCGCTCGGACCACTCCCGTGACTTGGTGGAGAGTGCCGTCCGAACACTGGCCGAGCAGGCACTTCAAAACACGTCGCTGATCAGCGACGATGTCGTCACGACTATCCAAGCAATGATTGCTTCGATCGACCAGAAGCTTTCTGCACAACTCAACGAGATCCTCCATCACGAAAATTTCCAGCGCGTGGAATCAGCTTGGCGGGGCTTGCATCACCTTGCCATCAACACCGAAACCGATGAAACGTTGAAGATTCGCGTTCTCCCAGTTTCAAAGGTGGAGATGTCCCGAACTCTGCGGAAATATAAGGGTGTCACCTGGGATCAGAGTCCGCTATTCAAAAAAATTTACGAAGACGAATACGGCCAAATCGGCGGTGAACCCTATGGCTGCCTGATTGCCGACTACTATTTCGACCATACCCCACCGGACGTAGAGTTGCTTTCGGGACTGGCGCAGATCGCGGCGGCGAGCCACTCACCGCTTATATCTGCCGTCTCACCACATCTGCTGCAGATGGATTCTTGGCGTGAGCTTGCGAACCCGCGTGACATCACAAAAATCTTCCTCACGCCCGAACATGCCCCTTGGCGGGCGTTCCGCGAGAGCGAGAACTCTCGGTACGTGGCCCTGACCTTACCACGCACCCTTGGCCGGCTGCCCTACGGGGCCAAAACCAACCCGGTCGATGAATTCGCCTTCGAGGAGGACACAGACGGCGGCGACAGCGAGAAATACCTTTGGACGAACGCAGCCTACGCCATGGGCGTAAATATCACGCGCTCGTTCAAGCTCTATGGCTGGCTCTCCAGAATTCGTGGCGTCGAATCCGGCGGCCTGGTCGAGGGTCTGCCGGTACATACCTTCCGCAGCGACGACGGTGGCGTCGACCTAAAATGCCCCACTGAGATCGCGATCAGCGACCGCCGTGAGGCCGAACTGTCCAAAAACGGTCTTCTACCGCTGTTGCACCGCAAAAACACGGACCTCGGCGTATTTATTGGCGCTCAAACTATTAACAAGCCGGTCAAATACGAAGACCCCGACGCGTCAGCGAACGCCGAACTCAGTGCCCGGCTACCCTACATCTTCGCAACCTGCCGCTTCGCACATTATTTGAAGTGTATGGTCCGGGACAAGATTGGCACGTTCAAGGAGCGCCACGAGGTCGAGGAGTGGCTCAACCAATGGATTCAGGGCTATGTCCACCCCTCGCCCGAGCTTGGGAGCGAAGAGAGTAAGGCACAGCAGCCGCTCTCCTCAGCCGAGGTCAAGGTGGAAGAGGTCGAAGATAATCCCGGATATTACGTTGCGAGATTTTACATGCGGCCACACTACCAGCTCGAAGGCCTAACCATCTCTTTGAGACTTGTCTCGCGCCTGCCATCCGCCCGCAAGGACTGA
- the tssB gene encoding type VI secretion system contractile sheath small subunit, whose protein sequence is MTKASSQKFIARVRPPRVQIEYDVETYGSQKKVQLPFVVGVMSDLAGNAAEPLAPVAERKMMEIDIDNFDDRLRSLRPRVVMRVPNLLTGEGQLAVDLTFERLEDFSPAAVARKVDSLSRLLEARTELSNLLAYMDGKNGAEELLTHFLADSALLSALGNGIETEKPDAVVAAPPLASPDTEEN, encoded by the coding sequence ATGACAAAGGCGAGTAGTCAAAAGTTCATCGCGCGGGTTCGTCCGCCTCGCGTACAGATCGAATACGACGTCGAGACCTATGGCTCTCAGAAGAAGGTTCAGCTTCCCTTCGTGGTCGGCGTGATGTCCGACCTCGCCGGCAATGCTGCCGAGCCGCTTGCCCCTGTCGCGGAGCGCAAGATGATGGAGATCGATATCGACAATTTCGATGATCGGCTCAGATCGCTGAGGCCCAGGGTGGTGATGCGGGTGCCGAACCTATTGACCGGAGAAGGCCAACTCGCTGTCGACTTGACGTTCGAGCGGCTCGAAGATTTCTCGCCGGCGGCCGTGGCGCGCAAGGTCGACAGCCTTAGCAGGCTGCTCGAGGCGCGAACGGAGCTCTCCAATCTGCTGGCCTATATGGACGGGAAGAACGGTGCCGAAGAGTTGCTCACCCACTTCCTCGCGGATTCGGCACTGCTAAGCGCCCTCGGCAATGGCATCGAGACTGAGAAGCCTGATGCAGTGGTTGCCGCTCCGCCATTGGCATCCCCAGACACAGAGGAGAACTGA
- the tssA gene encoding type VI secretion system protein TssA produces MLDADHLLKPISDGNACGDALDYDLSFLELEIASHGKPHQQIGDSIATEEAPDWTEVWRLGLDLSARTKDLRVGILLTRSALSQFGFSGLSRGLELLAAYVELYWSELHPRPDPEDDEDQTVRLNALASLCDLSGLLAEIRQVPLTSSRQFGTFTLRDWAGALRSQSTEIDRSTIEHAFIDTDPLQLEQISTGLHASLAAATHLDASVRQHVASDEAVRFDPLIVLLTQAKDLVDAHRKRAQPAAPASPLPDSSKASYPEVIRNRDDVVEILGRICHWYQVNEPASPLPALLERAQRLVSKDFMALIKELAPEGVAQYRSIAGLAVGEGT; encoded by the coding sequence ATGCTCGATGCAGATCATCTATTAAAACCGATCAGCGACGGCAACGCATGCGGGGATGCTCTCGATTACGATTTGAGCTTCCTGGAGCTGGAGATAGCGTCGCATGGCAAGCCGCACCAGCAGATAGGCGACTCCATCGCCACCGAGGAGGCTCCCGATTGGACAGAGGTGTGGCGGCTTGGCCTCGACCTTTCTGCCCGCACTAAGGATCTAAGAGTCGGCATCTTGCTCACACGATCCGCCCTCAGTCAGTTCGGCTTCTCTGGTCTAAGTCGGGGGCTTGAGCTGCTCGCGGCCTATGTCGAGCTCTACTGGTCAGAGCTACATCCGCGACCGGATCCAGAAGATGACGAAGATCAGACCGTTCGCCTCAACGCTCTAGCGAGCCTCTGCGATCTCTCCGGGCTCTTGGCAGAAATACGCCAAGTCCCACTCACCTCCTCCAGGCAATTCGGGACTTTTACGCTCCGCGATTGGGCTGGTGCGCTACGGTCCCAATCTACGGAAATTGATCGTTCGACCATCGAGCACGCCTTCATCGACACCGACCCACTGCAGCTCGAGCAGATCAGCACTGGTCTCCACGCCAGCCTGGCAGCCGCCACCCATCTAGACGCGAGTGTTCGGCAGCACGTCGCGAGTGACGAGGCCGTTCGATTCGACCCTCTGATAGTGCTACTCACCCAGGCCAAGGATCTGGTCGACGCCCATCGGAAAAGGGCCCAGCCTGCAGCCCCGGCATCTCCATTGCCAGACTCTAGCAAGGCCTCTTACCCCGAAGTGATCCGCAACCGCGATGACGTTGTCGAAATTCTTGGCCGCATTTGCCACTGGTACCAGGTGAATGAGCCCGCGAGCCCACTGCCAGCCCTCCTGGAGCGCGCGCAGCGACTTGTCTCGAAGGACTTCATGGCTCTTATCAAAGAGTTGGCGCCAGAAGGGGTTGCCCAATACCGTTCGATTGCCGGTCTGGCGGTCGGCGAGGGCACGTGA